The following DNA comes from Paenibacillus crassostreae.
CATGCCATATTTGGCCGCCAGTTCATAAATTGGTGTATAGATTTTGTCATAGACGTAATGATGATAGTACCCAGCATATAGCTTAATTCCCGCTACCTCAGGAGCTTGCAGCCGCGTTTCGATTCGGTCTAGTTCCTCTTGGGTGTGTTTCCCTGTGAGCATGTTCGGATTAATGCCCACGCATTCCATTAAGAACGGTGGAACACTGTCTTCTAAATCAAGGTGCATTGGATTAGGTGAAGTGGAGTCTGGAAAGGCTCCCTTACTCTGCTCCGTGACCCCCATTCCAATACCGAGAACAACGTCGTTCTTGTCAAACTCCGCCTTGAGGCCCGCGGCAGTGTAATCAACTTTGGAGAGATCCCTCGCTGTTTGATGAAAGCTGTCGATGTCCGACAGATGAATGTGAATATCAATAATCGGCATTTATGTTCCCCTTTTCGTCAGTAGGAATGGCAAAGGTCAGCTTCAGAAGGCCACGAACTTCCTCTGGATTCAGATCCATCTCACCCAGGATTAGGAAGGTCGGCTGGGTCCAAGACGTTTCTCCATTCAGAAGTGGAAGTTGTTGATTCACACCGAAAGTGAATACTTTATTGTTCACATACGCCGAAGCCCTCTGATTGGGATAACTATTCACAATATGCAACATATCCTTCCGTGAGGTCGCACCGATTCGCATGATCCCCTTAGACTCAAGACCAGCTTCCACCTTCCCAAGAAGAAACTTTCTTTCCCCGGGGAGTTCCATCCACCCTTCAGAAAAGATTGGCGAAGGCTTGAAGTAACTATCCTGAGATAGCGAATAATGTGGCAGAGCCAATCCACTTTCGTTGCTCACCGAATGCAGCACACAAAGTACAGGAACTCCGGGCAGCATAAGATAATGCTGGTTGATGGTAATCCCGCGGTTTGCTTCCTGTTTTTCTATGGAGGTAGTTATTCGAAGCCCTTGCCAAACGTTGCCATGAGCATCAATCCGCTCCACCCAACCCGCAGTTCTCGGTTCCTGCTGTCTACTGAATCCATTGATGCCGGGAATTCCCACGTCGAGTCCACCGTACCAGGGATTCCACCAGGAACGCGGGGCCGCTTCCGGATAAGAACTGTCCAGCCATTCTTCCCCATGATACTTCAGGGAATGCACGCAGCTGCTGAACTCAGGAGTAGCCGCAATTGAGAGAACTCCGTTGCTCACTGTATAAATAGGACCAGCCGTGCCTTCTTCTACTCTGCAAACAACAGATGTTTCCGTTTGAGGCAACCAGAGACTCGATCGTTCCTGAACGCGATCTTCTCCACGATAGACAGTCCGGACCTTCCAACTGGAATCTCCGTGTCCTGACATTTCCGTTTTTTCAGGAGAGAACTCAAAGCCCGCGGAGTGTAAATCCTGCTCTCTTAGCAGCTCAATGTCAGCTGCCTTCCGTTCCTTTCCACCATCGTTTTGCACATACAATTCGAGGCTTCCTGCGAGTGGAGTCATCTTACGTTCGATTAGTTCTGCATTAAGCACACCTCCCGCAAACGGATTTCCGCCACAGAGTGTCAATTCAAGATGATCATCCAGCACAGGGACAACCATATTCCGCTGCTTCTGAGCGAAGGAACGGAAATCCGACCATTTGGCGAAAGTGTTCAGAGCAAACACAGTCACCTTTGTTCGCACGACATCCCCAGCGGAAATTTGACCAAGATTATGCTCAAGCCCTAGCGTATATTCGGGGCGAAGCAGCTTCAGTGAAGGGTCCCAGCAGATCCCGCATGTGACGTTCTCTTCCTTGCAGAACAGCCAGTTCTCCGTAATTTGTGCGCTATCCCAATGACTCGGGTCACCGGAGTAAGAGTCGCCCATGTCCACATAATAGCCCTGGTATGGCAAGATGAGCCGCTTTCCGAAGAACCCAAAATTCGTCAGCATATACATGTTCTCTGTAAGCGTTGTGCTGTTGGTATTACAGATCTCGTTATGAAACTCAGCGATTCCATTTGCCAACAGCTTGACCACTACTTTTATCTCCAAACCCGGAAAGTCCTCCGACTCGTAGAGAGCTTCGAGAACTTGGCGCTCCCCTTCCGAATAAATCTTTACTTCTGTGGCCCGCTTCTTAGAGAATTCTTCTGCGAAGGGCTTGCCTAGCTTCGGAAAGGTCCACCAGAAGTTGTGGCTTGAGCCGGGATATTCGATCCATATTCCATTATCGATCTTGTTCAAATGGAGGGAAAATGCGCCGTTTACGGCGACCCACTGATCCCCGTCTTCCCCACCAAAACGACCATCCTTTCCCTTCATTAGGACAGAGAGTTTACTTGTGAAGTTAACCGCATTCTCCCCCGTTGGAATAGCCGTCACCTCTATATCTTGTGAGTAAAGTCCATAAGATCGTAGTGTGAAGGGTACAGGGATAGAGGTTTTGCTCTTAGCTGGAACAGTAAAGCGTACCGCACGATCAGCCCATTCCAAGAATTCATCCTCCGGCAAATCGAAGACGAACTCCGCCTCCGAGGTGAAATTATTCTCCACATTCAGATACAGTTCAGTCGGAACGCCCGGATACAGTTCACGGGTTGGGAGTACCATTTTCATCTTGAGAGGAAATTTGGGAGCGACGCCTATACGGAATTCAGCCCGCTTACCACCAATGATCCATGTGCTCATAACAACGGGATGGGTCTTCTTATCGTTCTGTTCCTCCCGTACAGGATCAAGCTCAAACTCACCTTCCACGATGATCGATTCTCCCGGAGCGAGCGTTGGTGCAGCGGTCAGTGCAAAACGGATATTCTTGTCGTTCTGACCTTTGATCTCAATCGCCAGCTCAGACGCAGAGCGATTCTTGATATGGTAGCGAATCTTGTAGACCGAGCCGAACACAAGATCATGGTCGTCGATCTCAGTGAAGATTTTATAGTCGGGTGTTT
Coding sequences within:
- a CDS encoding GNAT family N-acetyltransferase codes for the protein MTVNTTMEQIRIIEYDPSYAGAVAEMWNRSNESWGGGTNQRTEDSVRREMEISSNLHVFLAIDGKEVVGFCSFSHYRQDEGALYVPLLNVRPDYHGYKVGRNLILNAVRTTVEAGWPRLDLFTWAGNTKAVPMYKKCGFFWEKNEDYVHLMNFIPTVVQTEALAPYFEELDWYADSTRELVIQPDGRRERGFDFFDYTWQKGELFLRAEFEKTGRGLTALETPDYKIFTEIDDHDLVFGSVYKIRYHIKNRSASELAIEIKGQNDKNIRFALTAAPTLAPGESIIVEGEFELDPVREEQNDKKTHPVVMSTWIIGGKRAEFRIGVAPKFPLKMKMVLPTRELYPGVPTELYLNVENNFTSEAEFVFDLPEDEFLEWADRAVRFTVPAKSKTSIPVPFTLRSYGLYSQDIEVTAIPTGENAVNFTSKLSVLMKGKDGRFGGEDGDQWVAVNGAFSLHLNKIDNGIWIEYPGSSHNFWWTFPKLGKPFAEEFSKKRATEVKIYSEGERQVLEALYESEDFPGLEIKVVVKLLANGIAEFHNEICNTNSTTLTENMYMLTNFGFFGKRLILPYQGYYVDMGDSYSGDPSHWDSAQITENWLFCKEENVTCGICWDPSLKLLRPEYTLGLEHNLGQISAGDVVRTKVTVFALNTFAKWSDFRSFAQKQRNMVVPVLDDHLELTLCGGNPFAGGVLNAELIERKMTPLAGSLELYVQNDGGKERKAADIELLREQDLHSAGFEFSPEKTEMSGHGDSSWKVRTVYRGEDRVQERSSLWLPQTETSVVCRVEEGTAGPIYTVSNGVLSIAATPEFSSCVHSLKYHGEEWLDSSYPEAAPRSWWNPWYGGLDVGIPGINGFSRQQEPRTAGWVERIDAHGNVWQGLRITTSIEKQEANRGITINQHYLMLPGVPVLCVLHSVSNESGLALPHYSLSQDSYFKPSPIFSEGWMELPGERKFLLGKVEAGLESKGIMRIGATSRKDMLHIVNSYPNQRASAYVNNKVFTFGVNQQLPLLNGETSWTQPTFLILGEMDLNPEEVRGLLKLTFAIPTDEKGNINADY